The following proteins are encoded in a genomic region of Arcobacter suis CECT 7833:
- a CDS encoding NifU family protein, with the protein MMPFSDEDLQDPVSSIIKNKIAPMLARDGGAIELLAIKNAKVFVQLKGSCVGCSASGSTLKFIVEKELKAAIHPDLQIVNVPIGMENKLEEF; encoded by the coding sequence ATGATGCCATTTTCTGATGAAGATTTACAAGATCCTGTAAGTTCAATTATAAAAAATAAAATCGCTCCAATGCTTGCCCGAGATGGTGGTGCAATTGAACTTTTAGCTATAAAAAATGCAAAAGTTTTTGTGCAACTTAAAGGATCTTGTGTTGGATGTAGCGCAAGTGGAAGTACATTAAAATTTATTGTAGAAAAAGAATTAAAAGCTGCAATTCATCCAGATTTGCAAATAGTTAATGTACCTATAGGTATGGAAAATAAGTTAGAGGAATTTTAA
- a CDS encoding FAD-dependent oxidoreductase: protein MNEKHYEVVIVGGGISGAALFYELAKYSTAKNICLLEKYEDLATLNSKGTSNSQTIHVGDIETNYTLSKAKITKRTAKMIEKFCLQYNLQEKIMFKHQKMALGVGEKEVEFITKRYNEFKEIFPYLELWDKEKLRELEPKLVYADKEQTKDRPEPIIAMGAKDQYTTVDFGAMTKELAKAGQNADTSKTTDIFFNSEVEEIEKVGNKYKLTTVNGTVYTADFVVVNAGAHSLYLAHKMGYGKHMGSLSMAGSFYITNGEFLNGKVYMVQNDKLPFAALHGDPDILENGKTRFGPTALALLVLERYKGGKSFFQCLKTMNFDGSIMKIFWDLLKDSDIRNYVFKNFLFEVPGINKGLFVKDARKIVPSLTVDDLEYAKGFGGVRPQVLNKTEKKLMLGEASISNGDGIIFNMTPSPGATSCLGNAERDIKVVCDYLKLEFNEAQFLADYTDPEIA from the coding sequence ATGAACGAAAAACACTATGAAGTAGTAATCGTAGGTGGAGGAATCTCTGGAGCTGCTCTATTTTATGAGTTAGCTAAATATTCAACTGCAAAAAATATCTGTTTGTTAGAAAAATATGAAGATCTTGCAACTTTAAACTCTAAAGGTACAAGTAACTCACAAACTATTCACGTAGGTGATATTGAAACAAACTATACTTTATCAAAAGCTAAGATAACAAAAAGAACTGCAAAAATGATTGAAAAGTTCTGTTTACAATATAATTTACAAGAAAAAATTATGTTTAAACACCAAAAAATGGCTTTAGGTGTTGGTGAAAAAGAAGTTGAATTTATCACAAAAAGATACAATGAATTCAAAGAAATTTTCCCTTATTTAGAGTTATGGGACAAAGAAAAATTAAGAGAATTAGAACCAAAATTAGTTTATGCTGATAAAGAACAAACTAAAGATAGACCTGAACCAATAATTGCAATGGGTGCAAAAGATCAATATACAACAGTTGATTTTGGAGCAATGACTAAAGAATTAGCAAAAGCTGGACAAAATGCAGATACTTCAAAAACAACTGATATTTTCTTTAATTCAGAAGTTGAAGAAATTGAAAAAGTTGGAAATAAATATAAATTAACAACTGTTAATGGAACTGTTTATACAGCTGATTTTGTTGTTGTAAATGCTGGTGCTCACTCATTATACTTAGCTCATAAAATGGGATACGGAAAACATATGGGTTCTTTATCAATGGCTGGATCATTTTATATTACTAATGGTGAGTTCTTAAATGGTAAAGTTTATATGGTACAAAATGATAAATTACCATTTGCTGCACTTCATGGAGATCCAGATATTTTAGAAAATGGTAAAACAAGATTTGGACCAACAGCTCTTGCTTTATTAGTTCTAGAAAGATATAAAGGTGGAAAATCATTCTTCCAATGTTTAAAAACAATGAATTTTGATGGAAGCATCATGAAGATTTTCTGGGATTTATTAAAAGATTCAGATATTAGAAATTATGTATTCAAAAACTTCTTATTTGAAGTTCCAGGAATCAATAAAGGTCTTTTTGTAAAAGATGCAAGAAAAATTGTTCCTTCTTTGACTGTAGACGATTTAGAATATGCAAAAGGATTTGGTGGAGTTAGACCACAAGTTCTTAACAAAACTGAAAAAAAATTAATGCTTGGTGAAGCGTCAATTAGTAATGGTGATGGTATTATCTTTAATATGACTCCAAGTCCAGGTGCAACTTCTTGTTTAGGAAATGCAGAAAGAGATATTAAAGTTGTATGTGATTATTTAAAATTAGAGTTTAACGAAGCTCAATTCTTAGCTGATTATACTGACCCTGAAATCGCTTAA
- the ileS gene encoding isoleucine--tRNA ligase, whose amino-acid sequence MDYKESLLLPKTDFPMRGNLPQNEPIKYKQWDEKKVYEKMKQNRVGCESFTLHDGPPYANGNIHIGHALNKILKDIINKFHYFEGKSIRYVPGWDCHGLPIEQKVEEKIGSEKKKILPKSKLRQLCRDHATKFVDIQKSEFKQLGVIADWENPYLTMDFKFEANIYRELCAIAKQGLLIQRSKPVYWSWAAQTALAEAEVEYEDKTSPSIYVAFTHESIDASIIIWTTTPWTLPANTGISLNGEEEYVKTSDKFIVAKKLYNSLIENEVIKGEVVETINPKDLENTNAINPLNGRTSKIVLGEHVMMDSGSGAVHTAPGHGEDDYKIGLRYNLDVIMPVDAYGKYDETIVREKLFRDTDKYLGLNVFKANELILEELGDALLKRVDIRHSYPHCWRTHTPIIFRATKQWFISIDDAYGKENKTLRENALNVVENLTFYPEWGRNRLKAMLEGRPDWCISRQRDWGVPIAFFRNKKTDEIIFDEKVLNYTAMIFEQKGCDAWYDLEISELLYPGSGLNPEDLEKTTDILDVWFDSGSTQNAVLRSRNYDAGTFPADMYLEGSDQHRGWFQSSLLTTLASSEIAPYKSILTHGFTVDEKGEKMSKSKGNVVAPDKVLKEYGSEILRLWVAMSDYQSDLKISDNILKQNAELYRKIRNTARFLLANISDLEEIVSVDKMGPLDKWVVDKAKKVFDEIEASFNVYEFSKGLNKLNNFLVVDLSGIYLDVCKDRLYCDDKNDIHRLASQSAMALIAKKLISTMAPILTYTMDELLEFAPAILKDACDDIFDYKKFVLPEVKSDIDEVLLFTAKEKFSEIKDALSKEKIIKSTLELMIYTNCEEILALDQVESSDWFLVSSVTKDKQNSDILGSFQINGKEFEVYKATAHKCPRCWKFTAVKEETLCNRCEEVLK is encoded by the coding sequence ATGGATTATAAAGAGAGTTTACTGCTTCCAAAAACAGATTTTCCAATGAGAGGAAATCTTCCTCAAAATGAACCTATTAAATATAAACAATGGGATGAGAAAAAAGTTTACGAAAAAATGAAACAAAATAGAGTAGGTTGTGAGTCATTTACACTTCACGATGGACCTCCTTATGCTAATGGAAATATTCATATTGGACATGCACTAAATAAAATTTTAAAAGATATTATCAATAAATTCCACTATTTTGAGGGAAAATCAATTAGATATGTTCCAGGTTGGGATTGTCACGGTTTACCAATTGAGCAAAAAGTTGAAGAAAAAATAGGTTCTGAAAAGAAAAAAATACTTCCAAAATCAAAATTAAGACAATTATGTCGTGACCATGCAACTAAATTTGTTGATATTCAAAAAAGTGAGTTTAAACAATTAGGTGTAATTGCTGATTGGGAAAATCCTTATTTAACTATGGATTTTAAATTTGAAGCAAATATTTATAGAGAATTATGTGCAATCGCAAAACAAGGTTTATTAATTCAAAGAAGTAAACCAGTTTATTGGTCTTGGGCTGCTCAAACAGCACTTGCTGAAGCTGAAGTTGAGTATGAAGATAAAACATCTCCATCAATTTATGTGGCATTTACACATGAATCAATTGATGCAAGTATTATTATTTGGACAACTACACCTTGGACACTTCCTGCAAATACGGGAATTTCATTAAATGGTGAAGAAGAGTATGTAAAAACTTCTGATAAATTTATTGTGGCTAAAAAACTATATAACTCATTAATTGAAAATGAAGTAATCAAAGGTGAAGTAGTTGAAACTATTAATCCAAAAGATTTAGAAAATACAAATGCAATAAACCCATTAAATGGAAGAACTTCTAAAATTGTTTTAGGTGAACACGTTATGATGGATTCAGGATCTGGTGCAGTTCATACAGCTCCTGGACATGGAGAGGATGACTATAAAATTGGTTTAAGATATAACTTAGATGTAATTATGCCTGTTGATGCTTATGGAAAATATGATGAAACAATTGTTAGAGAAAAACTATTTAGAGATACAGATAAATATTTAGGATTGAATGTATTTAAAGCAAATGAATTAATTCTTGAAGAATTGGGTGATGCACTACTTAAAAGAGTAGATATTAGACACTCATATCCACATTGTTGGAGAACACACACACCAATTATTTTTAGAGCTACAAAACAATGGTTTATCTCTATTGATGATGCTTATGGAAAAGAGAATAAAACATTAAGAGAAAATGCTTTAAATGTTGTAGAAAACTTAACTTTCTATCCTGAATGGGGAAGGAATAGACTTAAAGCAATGCTTGAAGGAAGACCTGACTGGTGTATTTCAAGACAAAGAGATTGGGGTGTTCCAATTGCATTTTTTAGAAATAAAAAAACTGATGAAATCATTTTTGATGAAAAAGTATTAAATTATACAGCTATGATTTTTGAACAAAAAGGTTGTGATGCTTGGTATGATTTAGAAATTTCAGAATTACTATATCCAGGAAGTGGATTAAATCCTGAAGATTTAGAAAAAACAACTGATATTTTAGATGTATGGTTTGATTCAGGTTCAACTCAAAATGCAGTTTTAAGAAGCAGAAATTATGATGCTGGAACTTTCCCTGCTGATATGTATCTTGAAGGAAGTGACCAACATAGAGGTTGGTTCCAATCTTCACTTTTAACAACATTAGCTTCAAGCGAAATTGCTCCTTATAAATCGATTTTAACACATGGATTCACTGTTGATGAAAAAGGTGAAAAAATGTCAAAATCAAAAGGAAATGTTGTTGCTCCTGATAAGGTTTTAAAAGAGTATGGGTCTGAAATTTTAAGACTTTGGGTTGCTATGAGTGATTACCAATCTGATTTAAAAATCTCTGATAATATCTTAAAACAAAATGCAGAACTTTATAGAAAAATCAGAAATACAGCAAGATTCTTACTTGCAAATATTTCTGATTTAGAAGAAATAGTATCAGTTGATAAAATGGGACCTTTAGACAAATGGGTTGTCGATAAAGCAAAAAAAGTATTTGATGAAATCGAAGCTTCATTTAATGTATATGAATTCTCAAAAGGTTTAAATAAATTAAATAATTTCTTAGTTGTTGATTTATCAGGAATTTACCTTGATGTTTGTAAAGATAGATTATATTGTGATGACAAAAATGATATTCACAGACTTGCATCACAAAGTGCAATGGCATTAATCGCTAAAAAATTAATTTCAACAATGGCTCCAATTTTAACTTATACAATGGATGAGTTATTAGAGTTCGCGCCAGCTATTTTAAAAGATGCTTGTGATGATATTTTTGATTATAAAAAGTTTGTTTTACCTGAAGTTAAATCAGATATTGATGAAGTTTTATTATTTACAGCTAAAGAAAAATTCTCTGAAATCAAAGATGCTTTAAGTAAAGAAAAAATTATAAAATCAACTCTAGAGTTGATGATTTATACAAATTGTGAAGAAATCTTAGCTTTAGATCAAGTAGAATCAAGTGATTGGTTCTTAGTAAGCTCTGTAACAAAAGATAAACAAAACTCTGATATACTTGGAAGTTTCCAAATAAATGGGAAAGAGTTTGAAGTTTATAAAGCAACTGCTCATAAATGTCCAAGATGTTGGAAGTTTACAGCAGTAAAAGAAGAAACACTTTGTAATAGATGTGAAGAAGTTTTAAAATAG